From the Musa acuminata AAA Group cultivar baxijiao chromosome BXJ1-2, Cavendish_Baxijiao_AAA, whole genome shotgun sequence genome, one window contains:
- the LOC135586218 gene encoding pentatricopeptide repeat-containing protein At4g15720-like gives MLLDSAIICRLRGSSDLLTVAASHAALLKSGARTVSVFNHLINAYVRREAVPDAHKLFDEMTVPDVVSWTSLMAGYVHVARPDDALSLFHYMLNCEAQPNPFTYATAINACSRLADLALGRTIHARMETCGVRSDVVVSSALLDMYGKSNEVDDARKIFDDMIERNVVSWGSMISAYAQNARGHEALALFGEFLQASSSMSLVPNHFMFSSVVNACASVGRLGLGRSSHASIVCRGYDSNEVVAGALIDMYSKCGSIDYARKVFDHIECPSLVPYTSMIIAAAKYGLGNQSLELFDEMIAQGVKPNSITLLGVLHACNHCGLVDIGLLHLNSMRDRHGIAPSMRHYTSVVDMLARAGRLDEAHELSKQVKAEGDDALMIWSSLLSACRTFQRLDIAAEAGKKLAEFNRDVAGAYVAMSNAYVAVGQLESATRIWAEMSRRGIKKEPACSWVELKDVAYVFYTGEVSSAGPRQVELMELLKELERRMRERGYVGGGNGWGLDGVEEGEEGKGVMVGVHSERLALGFGLISTPKGITIRVMKNLRMCKDCHEAFKLISDIVERELVVRDLNRFHQFKNGSCTCRDYW, from the coding sequence ATGTTGTTGGACTCCGCCATCATTTGCCGCCTACGGGGCTCCTCTGATCTGCTCACCGTTGCCGCCTCCCACGCCGCGCTCCTCAAGTCGGGCGCCCGCACTGTCTCCGTCTTCAACCATCTCATCAACGCCTACGTGCGACGCGAGGCCGTCCCTGACGCACACAAGCTGTTCGACGAAATGACCGTGCCCGACGTGGTATCCTGGACCTCCTTGATGGCCGGCTATGTCCACGTCGCCAGGCCCGATGACGCCTTATCTCTGTTCCATTACATGCTGAACTGTGAGGCCcagccaaatcctttcacttatgcGACGGCCATCAATGCCTGCTCTCGCCTTGCTGACCTCGCATTGGGTCGGACGATCCATGCCCGGATGGAGACCTGCGGCGTCCGATCGGACGTCGTCGTCTCCTCTGCTCTCCTCGACATGTATGGCAAATCCAACGAAGTCGACGATGCCCGTAAGATCTTCGATGACATGATCGAAAGGAACGTGGTTTCTTGGGGTTCAATGATTTCAGCCTACGCTCAGAATGCCCGCGGCCATGAGGCACTTGCTCTTTTCGGGGAATTCCTTCAAGCGAGCTCTTCAATGAGCTTGGTTCCGAATCACTTCATGTTCTCCAGTGTCGTCAATGCTTGTGCTAGCGTGGGAAGACTAGGCTTGGGGAGATCGTCACATGCATCAATCGTTTGCCGTGGATATGATTCCAATGAGGTTGTTGCGGGCGCATTAATCGACATGTATTCAAAATGTGGATCCATTGACTATGCAAGAAAGGTGTTCGATCATATTGAGTGTCCTTCTTTAGTCCCATACACCTCCATGATCATAGCAGCAGCAAAGTATGGACTTGGGAACCAGTCACTGGAACTGTTCGATGAGATGATTGCTCAGGGAGTGAAGCCTAATAGCATCACCCTCCTTGGCGTCCTCCATGCTTGTAATCACTGTGGCCTCGTGGACATTGGCCTCCTGCACCTGAATTCAATGAGAGACAGACATGGCATTGCACCGAGCATGAGACACTATACCAGTGTGGTCGACATGCTTGCCCGTGCAGGTCGTCTTGATGAAGCCCACGAGCTCTCCAAACAAGTTAAGGCTGAAGGTGATGATGCTCTGATGATATGGAGTTCCCTGCTCTCGGCTTGCAGGACATTCCAGCGGTTGGACATTGCAGCTGAGGCAGGGAAGAAGCTTGCAGAGTTCAACCGAGACGTGGCTGGTGCATATGTGGCAATGTCGAATGCCTATGTGGCAGTTGGGCAGTTGGAGAGTGCGACGAGGATTTGGGCCGAGATGAGCAGGCGGGGGATCAAGAAGGAGCCTGCTTGCAGTTGGGTTGAGCTCAAGGATGTAGCTTATGTGTTCTACACTGGGGAGGTTTCATCAGCTGGTCCAAGACAGGTGGAGTTGATGGAGTTGTTGAAGGAGTTGGAGAGAAGGATGAGGGAGAGGGGATATGTTGGTGGAGGGAATGGGTGGGGGTTGGATGGTGTggaggagggagaggaaggaaagGGAGTGATGGTTGGAGTGCACAGTGAGAGGCTGGCTTTGGGGTTTGGGCTTATAAGCACACCTAAAGGGATTACCATCAGGGTGATGAAGAACTTGAGGATGTGTAAGGACTGTCATGAGGCATTTAAGTTGATCAGTGACATTGTTGAGAGGGAGCTTGTGGTGAGGGACTTAAATAGGTTTCATCAATTCAAGAATGGGTCTTGCACCTGCAGAGATTACTGGTGA
- the LOC103975048 gene encoding heavy metal-associated isoprenylated plant protein 36-like, with the protein MAAAEEGPEPLKYQTLALKVSTHCEGCKREVKRILNMEGVYRISFGPQQHKVVVIGNVAAETLVKKLTKSGKHAELWPEPLPDENAGGGGGGKKKKKKKKKKSKNKSDGMPNAPPEVPENNQSSSGEESSPEAPDKPEGESPKGDDKEPPPAQEKPNGTEKAAATNVGGGKKKGKKSHNANNNNNSGGGGNPGGPGGPPQEFGKKAAGGLAIPPALNLPFYSTSQLPSYVVSYSSVHPSNNYGGAYHPAAPMQHGNFVYSTAAPGSCYIFSEENANACSVM; encoded by the exons ATGGCAGCAGCCGAAGAAGGTCCTGAACCACTGAAATACCAG ACTTTGGCCTTGAAGGTCTCCACCCACTGTGAAGGCTGCAAGAGGGAGGTGAAGAGAATCCTAAACATGGAAG GGGTTTACAGGATTAGCTTCGGCCCGCAGCAGCACAAGGTTGTGGTGATCGGAAACGTGGCTGCGGAAACCCTCGTAAAGAAGCTCACCAAGTCGGGGAAGCATGCCGAGCTCTGGCCCGAGCCGCTGCCGGATGAGAACGCCGGTGGGGGCGGGGgtggcaagaagaagaagaagaagaagaaaaagaagagcaaGAACAAGAGTGATGGCATGCCAAATGCGCCACCGGAGGTCCCCGAGAACAATCAAAGCTCCTCCGGCGAAGAGAGCTCCCCCGAAGCTCCCGATAAGCCAGAGGGGGAATCCCCGAAGGGCGACGACAAGGAGCCGCCTCCGGCGCAGGAGAAACCGAATGGAACGGAGAAGGCTGCCGCCACCAATGTAGGTGGCggcaagaagaaggggaagaagagccacaacgcaaacaacaacaacaacagtggAGGCGGTGGCAATCCTGGTGGACCCGGAGGGCCTCCTCAAGAGTTCGGCAAGAAAGCAGCAGGCGGCCTTGCGATCCCACCGGCACTTAACCTTCCCTTCTACAGCACCTCACAGCTGCCATCTTACGTGGTGAGCTACAGCTCGGTGCATCCGAGCAACAACTACGGCGGAGCGTACCACCCGGCGGCGCCGATGCAGCACGGCAACTTTGTCTACTCCACGGCCGCCCCCGGCTCTTGCTACATCTTCAGCGAAGAGAATGCCAATGCTTGCAGCGTCATGTAG
- the LOC135596643 gene encoding small ribosomal subunit protein eS4-like, whose amino-acid sequence MARGLKKHLKRLNAPRHWMLDKLGGAFAPKPSSGPHKARECLPLILILRNKLKYALTYREVIAILMQRHVMVDGKVRTDKTYPAGFMDVVSIPKTNENFRLLYDTKGRFRLHSIRDEESKFKLCKVRSVQFGQKGIPYLNTFDGRTIRYPDPLIKANDTIKLDLETNKIVDFIKFDVGNVVMVTGGRNTGRVGVIKNREKHKGSFETIHVQDATGHEFATRMGNVFTIGKGTKPWVSLPKGKGIKLSIIEEARKRLAAASATATA is encoded by the exons ATG GCCAGGGGATTGAAGAAGCATCTGAAGAGGCTCAATGCCCCAAGGCACTGGATGCTAGACAAGCTTGGTGGAGCTTTT GCTCCCAAACCATCATCTGGCCCTCATAAAGCCAGGGAATGCTTGcccttgattcttattttaagaaacaAGCTGAAATATGCTCTAACATACCGTGAAGTCATTGCTATACTGATGCAACGCCATGTGATGGTGGATGGAAAAGTCAGGACCGACAAGACATACCCAGCTGGTTTCATGG ATGTTGTTTCAATCCCCAAGACAAATGAGAACTTCCGCCTTCTTTATGACACCAAGGGACGCTTCCGTCTTCATTCGATAAGGGATGAAGAATCCAAG TTCAAGCTTTGCAAGGTTCGCTCTGTCCAGTTTGGACAGAAGGGCATTCCCTACCTGAACACTTTTGATGGTCGTACCATTCGCTACCCTGACCCTCTTATCAAGGCCAATGACACCATCAAGCTTGATTTGGAGACCAACAAGATTGTGGACTTCATCAAGTTTGATGTTGGAAATGTTGTCATGGTGACTGGTGGGAGAAATACCGGTCGTGTCGGTGTGATTAAGAACAGAGAGAAGCACAAGGGGAGCTTTGAGACCATCCACGTCCAAGATGCCACCGGCCATGAATTTGCAACTCGCATGGGCAACGTCTTTACCATTGGTAAGGGCACGAAGCCATGGGTGTCACTTCCCAAAGGCAAGGGTATCAAGCTCAGCATCATCGAGGAAGCAAGAAAGCGCTTGGCTGCTGCCAGTGCAACTGCCACTGCTTAG